The sequence ACAAATGGCAGAAGATATGTTGTGAAGGAAACGGTGGACGAGGTTCGCTGCCTTACACTTTCTTTCTTTCAAAAAGCAAATCTACTAAGCCTGCCGCATGGGGGAGGGAGTACTAGTTGAAGAATAAAGCCCTGACAATCATGATGATCTTGTTGGTTACGATTACGCTTGTCGGTGTGATTGCGTTAGTTGTCATTCTGAAGTTTTCAGGAGATGAAGAAACGAAGGAGCCTTCCATTGAAGAAGTGATCGAAAACTCCGTGGATATCCCTGAGACGACTACCAATTTAATGAGCAATGATTTTATTCGTATTTCCTTTAAGATTCAAACGGATAGTAAAAAAGCGAAAAGTGAGTTGGAAAAGAGAAATTTTCAAGTGAATAACATCATCATAGAAGAGCTTTCAGAATTGAAAGCAGAAGAACTGCAAGGGAAAAAAGGGAAAGAATTGATCGAAACAAGGGTAAAAGACAAAGTGAACTCCCTTATGCAAGAAGGAATGGTAGAAAGAGTCTATATCACCTCTATGATGATTCAATAAAGTAGACTATAAAGAGTATTTGGAGGTGAAGGCATGGCTAGTGAAATTTTATCTCAAAGTGAAATCGATGCTCTGTTGTCTGCTCTCAATACGGGAGAGATGAGCGCAGATGATTTCAAAAAAGAAGAAGAAGAGAAAAAAGTGAAAGTGTACGATTTTAAGAGAGCTTTACGGTTTTCGAAGGATCAAATCCGAAGTTTAACGAGAATTCACGAAAACTTCGCCCGTATCTTGACTACCTACTTCTCTGCCCAACTAAGAACGTACGTTCAAATAAACGTGGCATCTGCTGACCAAATCCCATATGAGGAATTTATCCGTTCCGTTCCGAAAATGACGATTTTAAATGTCTATGAATTGCCTCCATTGGATGGAAGAATCCTCATGGAAATCAACCCTAATATCGCTTATTCGATGATGGATCGGGTGATGGGTGGAAGAGGAGTCAGTGTTAACAAAGTAGAGAATTTAACGGAAATTGAAACAAGGATCATGAGTCAGCTCTTTGAAAAGGCGTTTGAGAATTTAAGGGAAGCCTGGAGTACTGTGGCGGATGTAGATCCGTTTTTTGCAGAATTTGAAGTGAATCCGCAATTCCTTCAAATGGTGTCACCAAATGAAACGGTTGTGGTTATTTCATTAAATACAACGATTGGTGAAACAAGTGGAATGATTAACATCTGTATTCCGCACGTTGTCCTGGAGCCGATCCTTCCGAAATTATCAGGAAGCTATTGGATGGAAAGCAAACGGAAAGAGAGTAAGCCGGAAGAAACGGCACATCTTGAAAAAAGAATCAAGAAAGCCCAAGTACCAATTGTAGCTGAATTAGGACGTTCTGATATTTCAATTGAAGAGTTCCTTATGCTGGATATAGGTGACGTAATAGAAATGAACACCCGAATCGATGATCCTTTAACGATCAGAGTGGGTGAAATTCCCAAATTTACTGCTCAGCCAGGGAAGTCAAATAAGAAACTGGCGGTACAAATTTTAGATTCCTTGAAGGGGGGAGACGACGATGATGAGTGATGATATGTTATCACAAGATGAAATTGATGCTCTTCTTCGTGGTTCTGCAGAACCCGAAGAGGACACAGAAGAGCGCAAAACGATAAATAGTAATGACTACATTAGTTCAATTGAAGAGGATGCCTTAGGTGAAATAGGGAACATCTCCTTTGGGAGTTCTGCAACGGCTTTGTCTACTTTGCTTAACAAAAAGGTGGAGATAACGACCCCTAAAGTAACCATCATTAATAAGAATTATTTAGAAGAGGAATTTCCTCATCCATATGTCGCCATTCAGGTTCAATATACTGAAGGATTTTCAGGAGTGAATTTGTTGGTGATCAAACAATCAGATGCATCGATCATCGCTGATTTAATGCTTGGTGGGGATGGAAGGAATCCATCTGGTGAATTGGGTGAAATTCAGCTTAGCGCCGTGCAAGAGGCCATGAATCAAATGATGGGATCTGCTGCAACCTCCATGTCCACGGTATTTAGTAAGAAAGTGGATATTTCCCCACCATCCATCGATCTGATGTACATACCTAAAGGGGAGGGGGAAGAAAACCTTCCTGATCAAGATCTATTAGTGAAGGTATCATTCTCATTGAAAATTGGGGACCTCATTGATTCGAGCATTATGCAGCTGTTGCCCCTAACTTTTGCCAAGAGCCTGGTGGATGAATTAATGAATGGTGGAGCTACTGAAGAAGTTGCAGCCGCGGTTGCACCGGGCGTCGATCCTCCTACTGCTCCACAACCAGTGCCTGCTTATAGCGGTATGTATGAGGAACCTGTCCGTACTTCCCACCAGCACGGGTCTCCTCAACATCTGGGCGGACAAGGCGTGCATGGAGAAACCGTAAATGTACAACCGGCAACGTTTAGTCATTTTGAACCGACAACGCTGGGACAACAGGAAACAAAGAATTTAAATATGTTATTAGACATTCCTCTTCAGGTTACGGTAGAGCTCGGAAGAACGAACCGGTCTGTCAGGGACATACTTGAACTATCATCCGGTTCCATTATAGAGCTTGATAAATTAGCGGGAGAACCGGTTGATATTCTTGTGAACAGCCAATTAATGGCTAAGGGAGAAGTTGTCGTGATAGATGAGAACTTTGGTGTCAGAATTACGGACATCGTAAGTCAAAGTGATCGTATTAAAAAACTTAAATAACTTAGACAATGGAGGATGACGGTAATGGCGAATAAAATTCTGATTGTTGATGATGCAGCTTTTATGAGAATGATGATTAAAGATATTTTAACGAAAAATGGGTTCGATGTAGTTGGAGAAGCAGCCGATGGAAGTCAAGCTGTTGATAAATATAAAGAACTGAAACCTGACCTGGTCACAATGGATATTACGATGCCGGAAAAAGATGGTATTGCAGCTTTAAAGGAGATTAAAGGATTCGACTCAGGTGCGAAAATTATCATGTGCTCTGCAATGGGTCAACAAGCAATGGTGATTGATGCCATTCAAGCGGGTGCAAAGGACTTTATCGTTAAACCATTCCAAGCTGATCGTGTCATCGAAGCTATCCAGAAAGCTCTAAGCTAACAGATTAATAAGAAGGTGCATGTATTGAAGAAGTTTCAAATTCTAGTGGGTCTGATCGTTTTCATCATTGCTGCAAATGCTGTAAACCAAACAGCATTTGCGGAAGTGAATAATGTTAAGGACTGCATAGAGCATCCTGAGAAATGCAATGAACAACAAGGTAAAGAGGCGGACAGTTCTGATTCAGGTGTCTCTACCTCGGTTACTTTTTTGGATTATCTTAAAATGATCGTTGCTCTTATCTTTGTAGTTGCACTTATTTATTTTTTATTGAAGTTTATAAATCAAAAAGGAAGATCCTTTCAACAGACGAAATTAATCAATCATTTAGGTGGAACGCCACTCGGGGGCAATCGTTCTGTCCAAATTGTTAAGGTAGGCAAGCAAGTACTTGTACTGGGTGTGGGAGAAGATATTCAGCTACTGAAAGAAATTCAGGATGAAAAAGAAAAAGAAGAGATACTATCCTATTATCAGGAAGCTCAATTTCCCGATACTAAAACAGCCGTTTCCAGTTGGTTGACAAAGGTAAAAGGCCCTTCTCCAGCGTCTTCTAAAAGCTCATTTCAATCACAGTTGAAATCACAGCTTGAGGAAATGAGCAAGGGAAGAAAGAAGATGTTTAAGGATTTAAAGAATAAGGAGAATCATTCAGATGAATGAATTCATGGAGTTTTTTAATAGTAGTTCTGCTGATAATGTATCGACAAGCGTAAAGCTGCTATTATTATTTACCGTCCTTTCACTGGCACCCAGTATTCTGATATTAATGACATCTTTCACCCGGATCATGATTGTCCTGTCCTTTGTCAGAACTTCTCTCGCCACTCAGCAAATGCCACCCAACCAGGTATTGATTGGAATTTCATTATTTCTTACGTTCTTTATCATGGCTCCAACTTTTCAAGAGGTAAACGATGAAGCATTGACCCCTCTTTTTAATGAAGAGATTAATCTTGAAGAAGCTTACGAAAAGGCTTCGATTCCGTTTAAAGAATTTATGAGTAAGCACACAAGACAAAAGGATCTAGAGTTGTTTTTACAGTATTCCGGGGCAGAACGGCCGGAGTCTGTGGAAGACATACCTCTTACATCCCTAGTGCCGGCATTTGCGTTAAGTGAAATCAAGACGGCTTTTCAAATAGGATTTATGATCTTTATTCCTTTCTTAGTCATCGACATGGTGGTAGCAAGTGTCTTGATGTCCATGGGGATGATGATGCTCCCTCCTGTAATGATTTCCTTGCCGTTCAAGATTTTACTGTTTGTGTTAGTGGATGGCTGGTATTTAGTAATAAAATCTCTTTTACAAAGTTTCTAAGTAGGTGAGCTTCAATGAATGCTGAATCTGTTATCGCAATAGCGGAGCGTGGAATATATGTAACCCTCATCGTTTCAGGTCCATTACTGCTGCTGGCCCTCGTAGTCGGGTTGGTCGTCAGTATTTTTCAAGCAACAACACAAATACAAGAACAAACCCTTGCGTTTATACCTAAGATTGTGGCGGTCTTGATCGGAATTGTTTTCTTTGGCCCTTGGATGTTAACGAAGCTTGTGACGTATACCTCACAAATCTTTTCGGATTTAACAAGGTTCGTAGGGTAAGAGAATGGAAGAACTTGTACCTATTCTATCGGTATACTTACTTGTGTTTGTAAGGGTTTCGGCTTTTTTTGTTACAATGCCCCTGTTTTCATACCGTAATATACCTGCACAGCATCGGATCGCTTTCTCGCTTGTACTCTCATGGGTGATGTATTACACGATTGATTCTGCGGCATTTGAAATCAACGGACAATACTTTTTATTGATTATGAAAGAAGCCATGATCGGTCTTCTCATTGGCTTTGTTGCCTATATGATCGTTACGGCCATTCAGATAGCAGGAGGATTCATAGATTTCCAGATGGGGTTTGCCATAGCCAATGTAATCGACCCTCAAACAGGAACCCAAAGCCCCTTGATGGGTCAATATTTATATACCTTTGCGCTTCTTTTGTTGCTTGCCCTGGATGGACATCATTTACTACTGGACGGAATTTTCTATAGTTATCAATTGATTCCCATCGATAGCCCTTGGATTCCATTTGGAGATGAGAGATTAATTGATTATGTTATTTCTTCCTTTAATTCAATGTTTATCATTGCCTTTCAAATGTCGATTCCGGTGGTTGCAACATTATTTTTAGTAGATGTGGCTTTGGGCATTGTCGCCAGGACGGTTCCACAATTAAACGTCTTTGTCGTTGGGTTTCCCATTAAGATTGCCGTTGCCTTTATCGTGTTATTTATTGTAATGGGTGTGATGTTTGCTGTCATGCAGCAGCTATTTGAGATGATGTTTGTAACCATGAGAGATTTAATGAGAATAATTGGAGGCACATAAATTGCAGTGGCTAACATTAGACCTACAGTTTTTCAGTGGGGAGAAAACAGAGAAAGCAACTCCGAAAAAGAGGGATGACGCCCGGAAAAAAGGACAAACAGCAAAAAGTCAGGATGTGAATACAGCAATCATCCTTCTTGCCGTTTTTTTATTCCTTACATTCAGTGCTTCTTATATTGGAAATATTGTGTTCGATCTCTTTAATCAAACCTTTCAGGAATATATGCTGATGGAACTGACAGAGAATACAGTTCAAGTCATAACCATGGATATTATGAAAGAGCTTGCGTTACTTCTCGGACCGATTATGTTAGTGGCCTT is a genomic window of Rossellomorea sp. y25 containing:
- the fliQ gene encoding flagellar biosynthesis protein FliQ, encoding MNAESVIAIAERGIYVTLIVSGPLLLLALVVGLVVSIFQATTQIQEQTLAFIPKIVAVLIGIVFFGPWMLTKLVTYTSQIFSDLTRFVG
- the fliY gene encoding flagellar motor switch phosphatase FliY — protein: MMSDDMLSQDEIDALLRGSAEPEEDTEERKTINSNDYISSIEEDALGEIGNISFGSSATALSTLLNKKVEITTPKVTIINKNYLEEEFPHPYVAIQVQYTEGFSGVNLLVIKQSDASIIADLMLGGDGRNPSGELGEIQLSAVQEAMNQMMGSAATSMSTVFSKKVDISPPSIDLMYIPKGEGEENLPDQDLLVKVSFSLKIGDLIDSSIMQLLPLTFAKSLVDELMNGGATEEVAAAVAPGVDPPTAPQPVPAYSGMYEEPVRTSHQHGSPQHLGGQGVHGETVNVQPATFSHFEPTTLGQQETKNLNMLLDIPLQVTVELGRTNRSVRDILELSSGSIIELDKLAGEPVDILVNSQLMAKGEVVVIDENFGVRITDIVSQSDRIKKLK
- the fliR gene encoding flagellar biosynthetic protein FliR; the encoded protein is MEELVPILSVYLLVFVRVSAFFVTMPLFSYRNIPAQHRIAFSLVLSWVMYYTIDSAAFEINGQYFLLIMKEAMIGLLIGFVAYMIVTAIQIAGGFIDFQMGFAIANVIDPQTGTQSPLMGQYLYTFALLLLLALDGHHLLLDGIFYSYQLIPIDSPWIPFGDERLIDYVISSFNSMFIIAFQMSIPVVATLFLVDVALGIVARTVPQLNVFVVGFPIKIAVAFIVLFIVMGVMFAVMQQLFEMMFVTMRDLMRIIGGT
- a CDS encoding response regulator, which codes for MANKILIVDDAAFMRMMIKDILTKNGFDVVGEAADGSQAVDKYKELKPDLVTMDITMPEKDGIAALKEIKGFDSGAKIIMCSAMGQQAMVIDAIQAGAKDFIVKPFQADRVIEAIQKALS
- the fliP gene encoding flagellar type III secretion system pore protein FliP (The bacterial flagellar biogenesis protein FliP forms a type III secretion system (T3SS)-type pore required for flagellar assembly.), translated to MNEFMEFFNSSSADNVSTSVKLLLLFTVLSLAPSILILMTSFTRIMIVLSFVRTSLATQQMPPNQVLIGISLFLTFFIMAPTFQEVNDEALTPLFNEEINLEEAYEKASIPFKEFMSKHTRQKDLELFLQYSGAERPESVEDIPLTSLVPAFALSEIKTAFQIGFMIFIPFLVIDMVVASVLMSMGMMMLPPVMISLPFKILLFVLVDGWYLVIKSLLQSF
- the fliL gene encoding flagellar basal body-associated protein FliL codes for the protein MKNKALTIMMILLVTITLVGVIALVVILKFSGDEETKEPSIEEVIENSVDIPETTTNLMSNDFIRISFKIQTDSKKAKSELEKRNFQVNNIIIEELSELKAEELQGKKGKELIETRVKDKVNSLMQEGMVERVYITSMMIQ
- the fliM gene encoding flagellar motor switch protein FliM encodes the protein MASEILSQSEIDALLSALNTGEMSADDFKKEEEEKKVKVYDFKRALRFSKDQIRSLTRIHENFARILTTYFSAQLRTYVQINVASADQIPYEEFIRSVPKMTILNVYELPPLDGRILMEINPNIAYSMMDRVMGGRGVSVNKVENLTEIETRIMSQLFEKAFENLREAWSTVADVDPFFAEFEVNPQFLQMVSPNETVVVISLNTTIGETSGMINICIPHVVLEPILPKLSGSYWMESKRKESKPEETAHLEKRIKKAQVPIVAELGRSDISIEEFLMLDIGDVIEMNTRIDDPLTIRVGEIPKFTAQPGKSNKKLAVQILDSLKGGDDDDE
- a CDS encoding flagellar FlbD family protein; the protein is MITLTRLNGKTFTLNALYIETVEAFPDTTILLTNGRRYVVKETVDEVRCLTLSFFQKANLLSLPHGGGSTS
- a CDS encoding flagellar biosynthetic protein FliO; the encoded protein is MKKFQILVGLIVFIIAANAVNQTAFAEVNNVKDCIEHPEKCNEQQGKEADSSDSGVSTSVTFLDYLKMIVALIFVVALIYFLLKFINQKGRSFQQTKLINHLGGTPLGGNRSVQIVKVGKQVLVLGVGEDIQLLKEIQDEKEKEEILSYYQEAQFPDTKTAVSSWLTKVKGPSPASSKSSFQSQLKSQLEEMSKGRKKMFKDLKNKENHSDE